Proteins from a single region of Palaemon carinicauda isolate YSFRI2023 chromosome 1, ASM3689809v2, whole genome shotgun sequence:
- the LOC137647897 gene encoding uncharacterized protein: MAAEAVTYDKDRSSPQCSLCSAVGNTDKFHFIHKCPNFLSPTDKVHILKSRNGCVKCGQFNHVSGKCRFKFKRRCSNCNSWHMTYLCDRSQSPDRDSNNINNCKSKVETSPQISSGVAVLPTCHGDSILPTFSFKVGGTVYRGLKDSGSQSTFVTKKLAEENNLKIINSKVKLTVNGFNGNKEYFTEIVEVPVTIGDKSFIIYCLVVPNINVALKLPLLGRLVDKFQAQGVKLADQFLNKFSHEIDNVQLILGTDFAYCIAGTDTVFGGINSSMYTECHAGILLSGSIDLMIKNIDNLADKRVPTSAVSNPFECSSAIHVQSNSFLLNSKVDIFADDDINTNFEVNCSFSVINERGMLMEKPLQQATDQLLESECNYYLSYDQNFYNDESIELNNQLQNSCFFSGPHLSINEVPELSTTIPAFEMPTEVQATPSTAQVIEVANNLIDINNYSNFRKLVLIFRKIFLVVHKWKLKAKIACSPVANYFAQAINYLLNNEQRKHYPEVYSYLQHGLNSRKDIPPIITPLNVFLDSQGLLRVKSKFKKWNYGLSGNYPLLLHPDSHLTKLIIWDAHLKLLHSGCYSVLTELRKHYYIPKHFSVVKKSLKQCVHCRRFNNCYIRLNQNFYRDFRADPPTVPFSNIFMDYLGPFNTKDGKETRKVWLLCITCTWSRAVNLKICRSLNVAEFLRAFQLHCFEYGIPQLCISDLGTQLVAGGNTITSFISDPQTQLYFEENNVKPLSFQQYFKGCSELGSLVEVCVKMVKRLMFGAIKNFILTYVDFEFLVCNIVHLINRRPIAFKEAVRAETDNVPEPITPEQLVRGYELTSLNLIPNLQPLSVEDPEFDPDNQAISQNYVKLCKIRQTLIETYHNEFLGTLIQQAVDRKGRYRPVTHKLLKVGDVVLIKEEHTKRNNYPLGIILEVFKNDLGEVTHAVIKKGKTGQTSRLHVNNIIPILENTGSTNSATPDVCNSVTSSLRPKRKAAILSQERTRQML, from the coding sequence atggctgcggaagcagtaacatatgataaagacaggtcttcgccTCAGTGTTCCTTGTGTTCTGCGgttggaaatactgataaatttcactttatccataagtgccctaattttctttctcctacagataaagtgcatattttaaaatctagaaatggatgtgtaaaatgcggccagtttaatcatgtttccggtaagtgtcgttttaaattcaaaagacgctgttcaaattgtaacagctggcatatgacttacCTATGTGATAGGAGTCAGTCACCAGACAGAGactctaacaatattaataactgcaaatccaaggtggaaacttctcctcaaataagcagcggtgttgccgtccttcctacttgtcatggtgattccattttacccaccttttcatttaaagttggggggactgtttacagaggactgaaggacagtggttcgcagagcacgtttgtcactaagaaattggcggaggagaataatcttaaaatcattaactctaaagtaaagctaacagttaacgggtttaatggtaacaaagagtattttactgaaattgttgaagttcctgttacgatcggagataaatcctttataatttattgcttggttgtaccaaacattaatgtagcattgaaattacctctgcttggtagattagttgataaatttcaggcacaaggtgttaaattagctgatcaattccttaataaattttctcatgaaattgataatgttcagctcattttaggtacagacttcgcttattgtattgcaggtacagatacagtttttggaggaataaattcatcgatgtatactgagtgtcatgcaggtattttgttgtctggtagcattgatttaatgatcaagaatattgataatttagctgataAGAGAGTGCCAACCtcggctgttagtaacccatttgagtgtagttctgctattcatgtccagagtaattcatttttgctgaactctaaagttgatatttttgccgatgatgacattaatactaactttgaggtaaactgttcattttctgtaataaatgaaagaggcatgcttatggagaaaccactgcaacaggccactgatcaacttctagagtctgaatgtaattattacttaagttacgatcagaatttctacaatgatgaaagtattgaacttaacaaccagttgcagaattcttgctttttttcaggaccacatttaagtataaatgaagttccagaattgtcaactaccataccagcatttgagatgcccactgaggttcaagcaactccttccacagctcaggttattgaagttgctaacaatcttattgatattaataattattccaatttcaggaaacttgtattgatttttcgcaaaattttcttagtggtgcacaagtggaagctgaaagcgaaaattgcttgctcaccagtcgctaattactttgcccaggctataaattacttgttaaacaatgaacaaaggaagcattatcctgaggtatattcttacctacagcatggtcttaattccagaaaagacattcctcctattataacgccacttaatgtatttttagattcacagggtcttctgagagttaagagtaaattcaaaaaatggaattatggcttaagtggaaattaccctttattattgcacccagacagtcatttgaccaaactaattatttgggatgcacacctcaaattattacattcaggatgttattctgtattaacagagctcagaaagcattattacatccctaaacatttctcagttgtgaaaaagtctcttaaacagtgtgttcattgtcgtaggtttaataattGTTACATAaggttaaatcagaacttttacagagacttcagagcagatcctcctacggttcctttttctaacatatttatggattatctaggacccttcaatacgaaggatggaaaagagacccgtaaggtttggttactatgtatcacctgtacttggtctagggcagttaacctcaaaatttgcaggagtttgaatgttgcagaatttttaagagcatttcagctacactgctttgagtacgggattcctcaactttgtattagtgatcttgggactcagttggtggcaggaggtaataccataacttccttcattagtgaccctcagacgcaattatattttgaggaaaataatgtaaaacccctctcctttcagcaatatttcaaaggctgcagtgaattgggatcattagtagaagtctgtgtaaaaatggtcaaaagattaatgtttggagcaattaagaattttatattgacgtatgtagactttgaatttcttgtctgtaatattgtgcatctcattaatcgacgacctatagccttcaaagaagctgttcgtgctgagactgacaatgtgcccgaaccaataacgccggaacagctcgtgcgaggctatgaattgacttctctaaaccttatccctaatcttcaacctctttcagttgaagatccagaatttgaccctgataatcaagctatttctcagaattacgtaaagttgtgtaaaattaggcagactttaatagagacctatcataatgaatttctagggactctgattcagcaagcagttgacagaaaggggcggtatcgacccgttactcataaattactgaaggttggcgatgttgtattaattaaggaggaacataccaaaaggaataattatcctctaggcataattttggaagtttttaagaatgatttgggtgaagttacccatgctgttattaagaagggaaaaacaggccagacatcaaggttgcatgtaaataatattattccaatactagaaaacacaggaagtaccaattcagctactcctgatgtttgtaattctgttacttcgtccttaaggcccaaaagaaaggctgctatattaagccaagaaaggacaagacagatgctttaa